The nucleotide window GCAACCTTTGGATAGGAGATGTTTGGGGAAAATTTATCAGAGTAACCACCGAGGCGGGACAGATGAAGAGCTGGAGAGTTTTGCACTGTTTTAAAAGCCTGATGAGCGGGAACAAAATGCTAATGGTGTGATGTGCGGTACCTGTTTTTCAGCCGGGAAGCCAGGACAGCTACCTGGAGCTCGGGCAGCGGCTCCCAAGCCGTCCGCGCCACCCAACGGCAGCGCTGCGCGGGCGAGCGGCGGCGCCCCGCTCCCAGCAGAAGGACCAAGGGCGGCTGTCCCACCGGAGCCTCCCAGCACTTCCCGAGCCGCAGCCGGCCCTGGACGTCCCAGCCTGCCCGCCCCGCCTCCACCGCCTCCCGCTTCCAGCAAACCTTCCCTcactttccctcctcctcccacgCTGCCTCCCCCAGCCGAGCGCCCGCCCAAGGGGGTGTCCCCCGGCGCTGCCCCTCCGCCCCCGCTGCCTCCTCCTCAGGCCGACAAACCCAACAAGTGTCAGGCAGCCACTGCACAGCcgcccccacctcccccaccgccccctcctcctcctctgcccctcGTCCCCCCCTGTGGGTTCCCAGGCAGGACAACCGACTTGCCTGcggctgctgcttcctctccaTCGGAGGGAAGGGACTGTCCGCCCCCCGCACCGCCCCCGCCGCCTCCGCCACACTCACACTCCCTGGCCCCAAACAggctctcctttcccccctctccagccttcagcGGCGCTGTCGGCAATGCTGACGTGCCCCCTCCGCTGCCCCCCAAGTCTCCCCACCTGCTGTCACAGTTCCATAAGCCAAGCAGCATCCAGTCGCTGCCGCTCCCGCCTACCCCCAGCCTTCCGCAGCCCGCAGCGGCGGCGGACACCAGAAAGAGGAGACCTGGGCGAGGCGCAGGTGAGAGCAGCACatttgaaggagctggggtggtttagcctggagaagaggcccaggggagactttattgctctctacaactacctcaagggcggttgtagccagctgggggttggtctcttctcccaggcaaccagtgacagcacaagaggacagagtctcaagctgtgccaggggaggtttaggctggatggtaggaagaaattcttcccagaaagagagactggccattggaatgggctgcccagggaggtggtggagtcactgtccctggaagtgtttaaaataagcctggatgaggcacttagtgccatggtttagttgattagatggtgttgggtggtaggttggacttgatgatttcaaaggtctttttaagcctggttgattctgtgattctgtgaacaaggGGCTTGTTTCTGCTTTTGGCTGGTGAGGGAGAGTGCACTGATAGCTGGAGAGcttggaggggtggggaggaa belongs to Indicator indicator isolate 239-I01 chromosome 11, UM_Iind_1.1, whole genome shotgun sequence and includes:
- the WIPF3 gene encoding WAS/WASL-interacting protein family member 3; protein product: MPVPPPPPPPPPPPPPPPPSGGPPPPPSLASSEVPKLRKEDQKARNALLADIQQGTRLRKVTQINDRSAPQIEKPKGANRDGVNPAINKGGSQPPLGGLFAGGFPVLRPAGQREMPAGKPGQLPGARAAAPKPSAPPNGSAARASGGAPLPAEGPRAAVPPEPPSTSRAAAGPGRPSLPAPPPPPPASSKPSLTFPPPPTLPPPAERPPKGVSPGAAPPPPLPPPQADKPNKCQAATAQPPPPPPPPPPPPLPLVPPCGFPGRTTDLPAAAASSPSEGRDCPPPAPPPPPPPHSHSLAPNRLSFPPSPAFSGAVGNADVPPPLPPKSPHLLSQFHKPSSIQSLPLPPTPSLPQPAAAADTRKRRPGRGAGTGAGKLVTPPQPPARSPTTELTSKSGASAWPTPQDPYPPLKNGNMHIVDDFESKFTFHSVEDFPPPDEFKPSQKIYPSKIARDPSKNPPLRTHVR